In Corythoichthys intestinalis isolate RoL2023-P3 chromosome 4, ASM3026506v1, whole genome shotgun sequence, a genomic segment contains:
- the LOC130914905 gene encoding uncharacterized protein LOC130914905 isoform X2, translating to MLFTLGLLLLTPFASLQTTNQKRNAIGNDLTKTSGAFTVSKPKTNSTNIRLTSQPTLNPNINQTILPTPLPDQKPPAINATASTRTKKHKHTASVNQTGLGRSTKALNDHSTSTRSATVNSTKTTKDKLFVNQTASEKLPLSNNGKIAKVKPALTEVQNVQSISIKLTGGTKTNRNKFIASINQTVVAKSPSAAEVKNYKERQTPTVQTPAKASTTNGSAAIKEKAIGSDHQTAAGKDLKNSKAKPTPTVQTATPAKDSAANASTSAKPWPTASADPTVVVKSISNGDMKNTKDNPQLTDQNVPDTSSAVKDSSLAAADMPHVNKTPNTKLKTVSAQPLKVVIGNDCESSNIKEHEVSLKPGTPLVMTHKISLMPGACAGSCESDMAELKGRLARLEREMSLLKDKCPCSANCPNDCSGNGECQKGKCICQEGFMGSDCRNCAQGAECHKKNKGMTKVNVNTKVQKVNKELTTIKENKPNTTKIVQQLQLEKKDQKKGTDAKETVSKSKLATATRLGLAKIQINPDVSEKKQAIKGSTKTTIPSVGQLLLKHQGRKHEEDRKGQTVVSGSKNIASMTKPYSKSDHLKDEPQANITQSDVTNLNGTAKRSNILNRNVATKITLARKHTKEQSMLTENNSTEPSESVQIKKIEVNTVTINSVDGKTGKQTDTANLPSVEDANKDATKSGQGRKLITDVRMFQKVASVVDDRNSDASKAVKGRDAATVHSVDGGNTDNSKTVKGRDSVKVHSADAKTEQGRHTTTVQTVDERNRDGSKTGKLRTTQTFYSKTGQGRHTGNIVDRKIQQGKHTTTTHYAIDRNTDTSETGKGKGKDTVSEHFVDGKSGQGSDTVQSSNRKTIQGIHTTAYSVDGKAEQGKHTKLVHSVDGKTGQGRHTTIMRSDVEKKTDASRIVKGSETITAHSIDGKIGQFIDTITRHNVGKTEQGRSTVHSGDGKISQGKHSATVHSVDTDAIKTDQGRFTTTVHKVDAKTGKGRDTSTVHSIDNTMRSQYRVNATLTANSDKSQVSQSQTTTHGSSMKTATRTGGLGSVKLVNISSHSFILSWSAPQGMFKNFTVIRREPQTDGSEYQELEEEFFEGHNTHITKNTMEVQVLKESASSSSKVVASRSKPETKRIMLVVPGNVRSVEFSNLRTSTRYVLHIYGIAADRRSKIHRVVATTGPEPAADMVFSNITETSLVVSWSKPKTTITGYMITYTHIVTGETHSVNLDTQQTHFVLSKLSAGSSYIVTVTTKQGRVQSDALVSIITTVPAPPTHLRAINVTDTRAVLQWTPSMGKVDRFIISYESSKTPNVTVTVMVSGNSVEHQLRGLQRGTVYTVKVLSQKDSLQSLAITTSFTTANVVKASEVGARSALIVWKSSTVVYHSYRLIYQVVGEEAMELILEPTITEYKLTGLLPMSRYNVLVEGERDGHYTSIVTTEFITGKLRFPYPTECSQELLNGALQSGEVNIYPQGKDGPVYRVYCDMETDGGGWTVFQRRINGKTDFYQTWSEYKAGFGNLSEEFWLGNEHLHNLTSIGPVSLRVDLKSGNETAYAHYANFSIDSEENNFALTVSGYTGTAGDSMRYHNGRPFSTRDKDPDSLGIHCSRAYMGGWWYKNCYKTNLNGLYGINTNNQGVIWIDWKGKDSSIPLTEMKFRPSRFSPATHG from the exons ATGTTGTTTACATTAGGACTTCTCCTCCTGACCCCATTTGCCTCACTTCAAACCACCAATCAGAAGAGAAATGCCATAGGAAATGACTTGACTAAAACCAGTGGTGCTTTCACAGTATCAAAACCAAAAACCAACTCTACTAACATCAGACTGACAAGCCAGCCAACTCTCAATCCAAACATCAATCAGACAATTTTACCCACTCCTCTCCCCGACCAAAAACCTCCAGCGATAAATGCGACGGCAAGCACCagaaccaaaaaacacaagcacACAGCGTCAGTTAATCAAACAGGCTTAGGTAGATCCACAAAAGCCCTGAATGATCACTCAACATCCACAAGATCAGCAACAGTCAACAGCACTAAAACCACTAAAGATAAACTTTTTGTCAATCAGACTGCATCTGAGAAATTGCCTTTGTCCAACAATGGGAAGATTGCCAAAGTCAAGCCAGCCCTAACTGAAGTTCAAAATGTTCAGTCAATATCCATAAAGTTAACTGGTGGGACTAAAACCAACAGAAACAAGTTTATAGCCTCTATTAATCAGACTGTTGTTGCGAAATCTCCCTCCGCAGCAGAAGTGAAGAACTATAAAGAAAGGCAAACCCCTACAGTCCAAACTCCAGCAAAGGCCTCGACTACCAACGGCTCTGCAGCTATCAAAGAGAAAGCCATAGGCTCCGATCATCAGACTGCAGCAGGCAAAGATTTGAAGAACTCCAAAGCTAAGCCAACTCCCACAGTTCAAACTGCTACACCTGCAAAGGACTCTGCAGCAAATGCCTCAACATCTGCAAAACCCTGGCCCACAGCCTCTGCCGATCCTACTGTTGTGGTCAAATCTATATCAAATGGTGATATGAAGAACACAAAAGACAACCCTCAGCTCACTGACCAAAATGTACCAGATACTTCTTCTGCTGTCAAGGATAGTTCTCTAGCTGCTGCAGATATGCCACATGTAAATAAGACTCCCAATACCAAATTAAAGACTGTGAGTGCGCAGCCACTCAAGGTGGTCATTGGGAATGACTGTGAATCAAGCAACATTAAAGAGCATGAAGTGAGCCTGAAACCTGGCACTCCGCTGGTCATGACACATAAGATCAGCTTGATGCCCGGTGCCTGTGCTGGCAGCTGTGAAAGCGATATGGCTGAGCTGAAAGGACGTTTAGCCAGGCTTGAGAGAGAAATGTCTTTGCTGAAGGACAAAT GTCCATGTTCTGCAAATTGTCCAAATGATTGTAGTGGCAATGGAGAATGTCAAAAAGGAAAATGCATATGCCAGGAAGGATTCATGGGTTCAGACTGCAGAAATTGTGCTCAAGGAGCAGAGTGCCATAAAA AAAACAAAGGGATGACAAAAGTGAACGTCAACACTAAAGTCCAGAAAGTGAACAAAGAATTAACCACTATCAAGGAAAACAAaccaaacacaacaaaaattgtacaacagTTACAACTGGAGAAGAAGGACCAGAAGAAGGGGACTGATGCCAAGGAGACGGTCTCTAAATCAAAATTAGCCACTGCTACTAGATTAGGTCTTGCAAAGATACAAATCAACCCAGATGTTTCTGAAAAGAAACAGGCAATAAAAGGTTCCACAAAGACAACAATCCCTTCTGTTGGCCAACTTTTGTTGAAGCATCAAGGCAGAAAGCACGAGGAAGACCGAAAAGGCCAAACTGTGGTCTCGGGTTCAAAAAACATTGCGTCCATGACTAAGCCATATTCAAAATCGGACCATCTCAAAGATGAACCCCAAGCTAACATAACCCAGAGTGATGTCACAAATTTAAATGGAACAGCAAAACGTTCAAATATTCTTAATAGGAATGTTGCAACGAAAATAACTTTAGCTCGAAAGCACACCAAAGAGCAATCCATGCTCACTGAAAATAATTCAACTGAACCATCAGAATCagtgcaaattaaaaaaattgaagtgaACACTGTAACAATAAACTCTGTTGATGGAAAAACTGGAAAACAGACAGACACAGCAAATTTGCCTTCTGTTGAAGATGCAAATAAAGATGCTACCAAATCTGGACAAGGAAGAAAATTGATCACTGATGTTAGAATGTTCCAAAAAGTTGCATCTGTGGTTGATGACAGAAATTCTGATGCAAGCAAGGCTGTAAAGGGGAGGGATGCTGCAACAGTGCACTCTGTAGATGGTGGAAACACTGACAATAGCAAGACCGTAAAAGGAAGGGATAGCGTAAAAGTACATTCCGCTGATGCCAAGACTGAACAAGGCAGACATACTACCACTGTTCAGACTGTAGATGAAAGAAATAGAGATGGTAGTAAGACAGGAAAATTGAGAACTACTCAAACCTTTTACTCAAAGACTGGACAAGGCAGACATACTGGGAACATTGTTGATCGTAAAATTCAACAAGGCAAACATACTACAACAACGCATTATGCTATTGACAGAAATACAGACACCAGCGAAACCGGGAAAGGGAAAGGGAAAGATACCGTATCAGAGCATTTTGTTGATGGCAAGAGTGGACAAGGCAGTGATACTGTACAGTCTTCTAATAGAAAGACTATTCAAGGCATACATACTACTGCGTACTCCGTAGATGGCAAAGCGGAACAAGGCAAACATACTAAACTTGTGCACTCTGTTGATGGCAAGACTGGACAAGGTAGGCATACAACAATCATGCGCTCTGATGTTGAAAAGAAAACAGATGCGAGCAGGATTGTAAAAGGGAGCGAAACCATAACAGCACATTCTATAGATGGCAAGATTGGGCAATTCATAGATACCATTACTAGGCACAATGTAGGCAAAACTGAACAAGGCAGAAGCACTGTGCACTCTGGTGATGGCAAGATTTCACAAGGCAAACACAGTGCAACTGTGCATTCAGTTGACACAGATGCTATAAAAACTGACCAAGGTAGATTTACCACAACAGTGCATAAAGTTGATGCCAAAACTGGAAAAGGAAGGGATACTTCAACTGTGCATTCCATTGATAACACGATGAGGAGTCAATACAGAGTGAATGCCACTCTTACAGCCAATTCAGACAAATCGCAGGTTTCTCAAAGCCAAACAACTACCCATGGCAGTTCTATGAAAACTGCCACAAGGACAGGAGGATTAGGATCTGTGAAGTTGGTAAACATCTCATCCCACAGCTTCATCCTTTCATGGTCAGCACCACAAGGAATGTTCAAGAACTTCACAGTAAtcagaagagagccgcaaacagACGGCAGTGAGTATCAGGAGCTTGAAGAAGAATTTTTCGAGGGACACAATACTCATATCACAAAGAATACAATGGAGGTCCAGGTACTCAAGGAAAGTGCTTCCTCTTCAAGTAAAGTTGTCGCTTCAAGAAGTAAACCAGAAACCAAGAGGATCATGTTGGTTGTGCCTGGCAATGTACGATCAGTTGAATTCAGTAACCTTCGTACAAGCACGCGCTATGTCCTGCACATATATGGCATAGCAGCTGATAGACGATCCAAGATTCACAGAGTTGTTGCAACTACAG GTCCTGAGCCAGCCGCAGATATGGTTTTCAGTAACATAACTGAGACATCACTTGTGGTCTCTTGGTCTAAACCCAAAACGACAATCACAGGCTACATGATCACCTATACTCACATTGTCACAG GTGAGACCCATTCAGTGAACCTGGACACCCAGCAGACCCATTTTGTTCTTTCCAAATTGTCTGCTGGATCATCATACATTGTAACTGTTACCACAAAACAAGGCAGAGTCCAGAGTGATGCTCTTGTGTCCATTATAACCACAG TGCCTGCACCGCCAACCCACCTCAGAGCTATCAATGTGACGGATACTAGAGCAGTGCTGCAATGGACTCCAAGCATGGGCAAGGTAGACCGTTTCATCATCAGCTACGAATCTTCCAAGA CTCCTAATGTAACTGTGACAGTGATGGTGTCTGGAAACTCAGTGGAACACCAACTGAGAGGCCTGCAGAGAGGCACCGTGTACACCGTCAAAGTCCTCAGCCAGAAGGACAGTCTTCAAAGTTTGGCCATTACAACGTCTTTCACCACTGCCAATG TGGTCAAAGCCAGTGAAGTGGGTGCTCGGTCTGCTCTGATTGTTTGGAAAAGTTCCACTGTGGTTTATCACAGCTACAGACTGATCTACCAAGTGGTAGGAGAAGAAGCAATG GAGCTTATCCTGGAGCCCACCATCACAGAGTATAAACTGACAGGGCTCTTACCAATGTCGCGCTATAATGTTCTGGTGGAAGGCGAGCGAGATGGACATTACACATCAATTGTAACCACCGAATTCATCACAG GGAAGCTGCGTTTCCCCTATCCGACTGAGTGTTCTCAGGAGCTGCTAAATGGAGCTCTTCAATCAGGAGAGGTGAACATCTACCCTCAGGGGAAGGATGGCCCAGTCTACAGAGTCTACTGCGACATGGAGACTGATGGAGGCGGTTGGACG gtGTTCCAAAGAAGAATAAATGGAAAGACAGATTTCTACCAAACCTGGAGTGAATACAAAGCTGGGTTTGGAAACCTCAGTGAGGAGTTCTGGCTTG gaaatgaacatCTGCACAACTTGACCAGCATTGGTCCCGTGAGTTTGAGAGTAGACCTGAAATCCGGAAACGAAACGGCTTATGCTCACTATGCCAACTTTTCCATTGATTCAGAAGAGAATAATTTTGCCCTCACGGTATCTGGATACACAGGGACAGCAG GTGACTCTATGAGGTATCACAATGGCCGTCCATTCTCAACCCGGGATAAGGACCCTGACTCTTTGGGGATCCACTGTTCTCGGGCCTACATGGGAGGCTGGTGGTATAAAAACTGCTACAAAACCAACCTCAATGGTCTTTATGGAATCAACACTAATAATCAG GGAGTCATATGGATAGACTGGAAAGGTAAAGACTCCTCCATTCCTCTGACTGAGATGAAATTCAGACCGTCCAGGTTCTCACCCGCGACACATGGCTAA
- the LOC130914905 gene encoding uncharacterized protein LOC130914905 isoform X1: MLFTLGLLLLTPFASLQTTNQKRNAIGNDLTKTSGAFTVSKPKTNSTNIRLTSQPTLNPNINQTILPTPLPDQKPPAINATASTRTKKHKHTASVNQTGLGRSTKALNDHSTSTRSATVNSTKTTKDKLFVNQTASEKLPLSNNGKIAKVKPALTEVQNVQSISIKLTGGTKTNRNKFIASINQTVVAKSPSAAEVKNYKERQTPTVQTPAKASTTNGSAAIKEKAIGSDHQTAAGKDLKNSKAKPTPTVQTATPAKDSAANASTSAKPWPTASADPTVVVKSISNGDMKNTKDNPQLTDQNVPDTSSAVKDSSLAAADMPHVNKTPNTKLKTVSAQPLKVVIGNDCESSNIKEHEVSLKPGTPLVMTHKISLMPGACAGSCESDMAELKGRLARLEREMSLLKDKCPCSANCPNDCSGNGECQKGKCICQEGFMGSDCRNCAQGAECHKKENKGMTKVNVNTKVQKVNKELTTIKENKPNTTKIVQQLQLEKKDQKKGTDAKETVSKSKLATATRLGLAKIQINPDVSEKKQAIKGSTKTTIPSVGQLLLKHQGRKHEEDRKGQTVVSGSKNIASMTKPYSKSDHLKDEPQANITQSDVTNLNGTAKRSNILNRNVATKITLARKHTKEQSMLTENNSTEPSESVQIKKIEVNTVTINSVDGKTGKQTDTANLPSVEDANKDATKSGQGRKLITDVRMFQKVASVVDDRNSDASKAVKGRDAATVHSVDGGNTDNSKTVKGRDSVKVHSADAKTEQGRHTTTVQTVDERNRDGSKTGKLRTTQTFYSKTGQGRHTGNIVDRKIQQGKHTTTTHYAIDRNTDTSETGKGKGKDTVSEHFVDGKSGQGSDTVQSSNRKTIQGIHTTAYSVDGKAEQGKHTKLVHSVDGKTGQGRHTTIMRSDVEKKTDASRIVKGSETITAHSIDGKIGQFIDTITRHNVGKTEQGRSTVHSGDGKISQGKHSATVHSVDTDAIKTDQGRFTTTVHKVDAKTGKGRDTSTVHSIDNTMRSQYRVNATLTANSDKSQVSQSQTTTHGSSMKTATRTGGLGSVKLVNISSHSFILSWSAPQGMFKNFTVIRREPQTDGSEYQELEEEFFEGHNTHITKNTMEVQVLKESASSSSKVVASRSKPETKRIMLVVPGNVRSVEFSNLRTSTRYVLHIYGIAADRRSKIHRVVATTGPEPAADMVFSNITETSLVVSWSKPKTTITGYMITYTHIVTGETHSVNLDTQQTHFVLSKLSAGSSYIVTVTTKQGRVQSDALVSIITTVPAPPTHLRAINVTDTRAVLQWTPSMGKVDRFIISYESSKTPNVTVTVMVSGNSVEHQLRGLQRGTVYTVKVLSQKDSLQSLAITTSFTTANVVKASEVGARSALIVWKSSTVVYHSYRLIYQVVGEEAMELILEPTITEYKLTGLLPMSRYNVLVEGERDGHYTSIVTTEFITGKLRFPYPTECSQELLNGALQSGEVNIYPQGKDGPVYRVYCDMETDGGGWTVFQRRINGKTDFYQTWSEYKAGFGNLSEEFWLGNEHLHNLTSIGPVSLRVDLKSGNETAYAHYANFSIDSEENNFALTVSGYTGTAGDSMRYHNGRPFSTRDKDPDSLGIHCSRAYMGGWWYKNCYKTNLNGLYGINTNNQGVIWIDWKGKDSSIPLTEMKFRPSRFSPATHG; encoded by the exons ATGTTGTTTACATTAGGACTTCTCCTCCTGACCCCATTTGCCTCACTTCAAACCACCAATCAGAAGAGAAATGCCATAGGAAATGACTTGACTAAAACCAGTGGTGCTTTCACAGTATCAAAACCAAAAACCAACTCTACTAACATCAGACTGACAAGCCAGCCAACTCTCAATCCAAACATCAATCAGACAATTTTACCCACTCCTCTCCCCGACCAAAAACCTCCAGCGATAAATGCGACGGCAAGCACCagaaccaaaaaacacaagcacACAGCGTCAGTTAATCAAACAGGCTTAGGTAGATCCACAAAAGCCCTGAATGATCACTCAACATCCACAAGATCAGCAACAGTCAACAGCACTAAAACCACTAAAGATAAACTTTTTGTCAATCAGACTGCATCTGAGAAATTGCCTTTGTCCAACAATGGGAAGATTGCCAAAGTCAAGCCAGCCCTAACTGAAGTTCAAAATGTTCAGTCAATATCCATAAAGTTAACTGGTGGGACTAAAACCAACAGAAACAAGTTTATAGCCTCTATTAATCAGACTGTTGTTGCGAAATCTCCCTCCGCAGCAGAAGTGAAGAACTATAAAGAAAGGCAAACCCCTACAGTCCAAACTCCAGCAAAGGCCTCGACTACCAACGGCTCTGCAGCTATCAAAGAGAAAGCCATAGGCTCCGATCATCAGACTGCAGCAGGCAAAGATTTGAAGAACTCCAAAGCTAAGCCAACTCCCACAGTTCAAACTGCTACACCTGCAAAGGACTCTGCAGCAAATGCCTCAACATCTGCAAAACCCTGGCCCACAGCCTCTGCCGATCCTACTGTTGTGGTCAAATCTATATCAAATGGTGATATGAAGAACACAAAAGACAACCCTCAGCTCACTGACCAAAATGTACCAGATACTTCTTCTGCTGTCAAGGATAGTTCTCTAGCTGCTGCAGATATGCCACATGTAAATAAGACTCCCAATACCAAATTAAAGACTGTGAGTGCGCAGCCACTCAAGGTGGTCATTGGGAATGACTGTGAATCAAGCAACATTAAAGAGCATGAAGTGAGCCTGAAACCTGGCACTCCGCTGGTCATGACACATAAGATCAGCTTGATGCCCGGTGCCTGTGCTGGCAGCTGTGAAAGCGATATGGCTGAGCTGAAAGGACGTTTAGCCAGGCTTGAGAGAGAAATGTCTTTGCTGAAGGACAAAT GTCCATGTTCTGCAAATTGTCCAAATGATTGTAGTGGCAATGGAGAATGTCAAAAAGGAAAATGCATATGCCAGGAAGGATTCATGGGTTCAGACTGCAGAAATTGTGCTCAAGGAGCAGAGTGCCATAAAA AAGAAAACAAAGGGATGACAAAAGTGAACGTCAACACTAAAGTCCAGAAAGTGAACAAAGAATTAACCACTATCAAGGAAAACAAaccaaacacaacaaaaattgtacaacagTTACAACTGGAGAAGAAGGACCAGAAGAAGGGGACTGATGCCAAGGAGACGGTCTCTAAATCAAAATTAGCCACTGCTACTAGATTAGGTCTTGCAAAGATACAAATCAACCCAGATGTTTCTGAAAAGAAACAGGCAATAAAAGGTTCCACAAAGACAACAATCCCTTCTGTTGGCCAACTTTTGTTGAAGCATCAAGGCAGAAAGCACGAGGAAGACCGAAAAGGCCAAACTGTGGTCTCGGGTTCAAAAAACATTGCGTCCATGACTAAGCCATATTCAAAATCGGACCATCTCAAAGATGAACCCCAAGCTAACATAACCCAGAGTGATGTCACAAATTTAAATGGAACAGCAAAACGTTCAAATATTCTTAATAGGAATGTTGCAACGAAAATAACTTTAGCTCGAAAGCACACCAAAGAGCAATCCATGCTCACTGAAAATAATTCAACTGAACCATCAGAATCagtgcaaattaaaaaaattgaagtgaACACTGTAACAATAAACTCTGTTGATGGAAAAACTGGAAAACAGACAGACACAGCAAATTTGCCTTCTGTTGAAGATGCAAATAAAGATGCTACCAAATCTGGACAAGGAAGAAAATTGATCACTGATGTTAGAATGTTCCAAAAAGTTGCATCTGTGGTTGATGACAGAAATTCTGATGCAAGCAAGGCTGTAAAGGGGAGGGATGCTGCAACAGTGCACTCTGTAGATGGTGGAAACACTGACAATAGCAAGACCGTAAAAGGAAGGGATAGCGTAAAAGTACATTCCGCTGATGCCAAGACTGAACAAGGCAGACATACTACCACTGTTCAGACTGTAGATGAAAGAAATAGAGATGGTAGTAAGACAGGAAAATTGAGAACTACTCAAACCTTTTACTCAAAGACTGGACAAGGCAGACATACTGGGAACATTGTTGATCGTAAAATTCAACAAGGCAAACATACTACAACAACGCATTATGCTATTGACAGAAATACAGACACCAGCGAAACCGGGAAAGGGAAAGGGAAAGATACCGTATCAGAGCATTTTGTTGATGGCAAGAGTGGACAAGGCAGTGATACTGTACAGTCTTCTAATAGAAAGACTATTCAAGGCATACATACTACTGCGTACTCCGTAGATGGCAAAGCGGAACAAGGCAAACATACTAAACTTGTGCACTCTGTTGATGGCAAGACTGGACAAGGTAGGCATACAACAATCATGCGCTCTGATGTTGAAAAGAAAACAGATGCGAGCAGGATTGTAAAAGGGAGCGAAACCATAACAGCACATTCTATAGATGGCAAGATTGGGCAATTCATAGATACCATTACTAGGCACAATGTAGGCAAAACTGAACAAGGCAGAAGCACTGTGCACTCTGGTGATGGCAAGATTTCACAAGGCAAACACAGTGCAACTGTGCATTCAGTTGACACAGATGCTATAAAAACTGACCAAGGTAGATTTACCACAACAGTGCATAAAGTTGATGCCAAAACTGGAAAAGGAAGGGATACTTCAACTGTGCATTCCATTGATAACACGATGAGGAGTCAATACAGAGTGAATGCCACTCTTACAGCCAATTCAGACAAATCGCAGGTTTCTCAAAGCCAAACAACTACCCATGGCAGTTCTATGAAAACTGCCACAAGGACAGGAGGATTAGGATCTGTGAAGTTGGTAAACATCTCATCCCACAGCTTCATCCTTTCATGGTCAGCACCACAAGGAATGTTCAAGAACTTCACAGTAAtcagaagagagccgcaaacagACGGCAGTGAGTATCAGGAGCTTGAAGAAGAATTTTTCGAGGGACACAATACTCATATCACAAAGAATACAATGGAGGTCCAGGTACTCAAGGAAAGTGCTTCCTCTTCAAGTAAAGTTGTCGCTTCAAGAAGTAAACCAGAAACCAAGAGGATCATGTTGGTTGTGCCTGGCAATGTACGATCAGTTGAATTCAGTAACCTTCGTACAAGCACGCGCTATGTCCTGCACATATATGGCATAGCAGCTGATAGACGATCCAAGATTCACAGAGTTGTTGCAACTACAG GTCCTGAGCCAGCCGCAGATATGGTTTTCAGTAACATAACTGAGACATCACTTGTGGTCTCTTGGTCTAAACCCAAAACGACAATCACAGGCTACATGATCACCTATACTCACATTGTCACAG GTGAGACCCATTCAGTGAACCTGGACACCCAGCAGACCCATTTTGTTCTTTCCAAATTGTCTGCTGGATCATCATACATTGTAACTGTTACCACAAAACAAGGCAGAGTCCAGAGTGATGCTCTTGTGTCCATTATAACCACAG TGCCTGCACCGCCAACCCACCTCAGAGCTATCAATGTGACGGATACTAGAGCAGTGCTGCAATGGACTCCAAGCATGGGCAAGGTAGACCGTTTCATCATCAGCTACGAATCTTCCAAGA CTCCTAATGTAACTGTGACAGTGATGGTGTCTGGAAACTCAGTGGAACACCAACTGAGAGGCCTGCAGAGAGGCACCGTGTACACCGTCAAAGTCCTCAGCCAGAAGGACAGTCTTCAAAGTTTGGCCATTACAACGTCTTTCACCACTGCCAATG TGGTCAAAGCCAGTGAAGTGGGTGCTCGGTCTGCTCTGATTGTTTGGAAAAGTTCCACTGTGGTTTATCACAGCTACAGACTGATCTACCAAGTGGTAGGAGAAGAAGCAATG GAGCTTATCCTGGAGCCCACCATCACAGAGTATAAACTGACAGGGCTCTTACCAATGTCGCGCTATAATGTTCTGGTGGAAGGCGAGCGAGATGGACATTACACATCAATTGTAACCACCGAATTCATCACAG GGAAGCTGCGTTTCCCCTATCCGACTGAGTGTTCTCAGGAGCTGCTAAATGGAGCTCTTCAATCAGGAGAGGTGAACATCTACCCTCAGGGGAAGGATGGCCCAGTCTACAGAGTCTACTGCGACATGGAGACTGATGGAGGCGGTTGGACG gtGTTCCAAAGAAGAATAAATGGAAAGACAGATTTCTACCAAACCTGGAGTGAATACAAAGCTGGGTTTGGAAACCTCAGTGAGGAGTTCTGGCTTG gaaatgaacatCTGCACAACTTGACCAGCATTGGTCCCGTGAGTTTGAGAGTAGACCTGAAATCCGGAAACGAAACGGCTTATGCTCACTATGCCAACTTTTCCATTGATTCAGAAGAGAATAATTTTGCCCTCACGGTATCTGGATACACAGGGACAGCAG GTGACTCTATGAGGTATCACAATGGCCGTCCATTCTCAACCCGGGATAAGGACCCTGACTCTTTGGGGATCCACTGTTCTCGGGCCTACATGGGAGGCTGGTGGTATAAAAACTGCTACAAAACCAACCTCAATGGTCTTTATGGAATCAACACTAATAATCAG GGAGTCATATGGATAGACTGGAAAGGTAAAGACTCCTCCATTCCTCTGACTGAGATGAAATTCAGACCGTCCAGGTTCTCACCCGCGACACATGGCTAA